One window from the genome of Bacillus weihaiensis encodes:
- the accB gene encoding acetyl-CoA carboxylase biotin carboxyl carrier protein, whose translation MLKIQEIREMIKLIDQSSIHEFSFEQDGAKIKMKKQSPEVETIIKQAPTVTLEQPVQSQQVAQQTDSNQVQAVSEATNQPVSTEAKTDTENLHKITSPMVGTFYAASSPETEDFVSVGSKVTKESVVCIVEAMKLFNEIEAEVKGEIVEILVQNGQLVEYGQPLFLVKPE comes from the coding sequence ATGCTAAAGATACAAGAAATTAGAGAAATGATTAAATTAATTGATCAATCTTCCATTCATGAATTTTCATTCGAACAAGACGGTGCAAAAATAAAAATGAAGAAACAATCTCCAGAGGTTGAAACGATTATTAAACAAGCACCAACAGTTACTTTGGAACAACCTGTTCAATCACAACAGGTTGCTCAACAAACAGATTCAAATCAGGTTCAGGCTGTTTCAGAAGCTACGAATCAACCAGTATCTACAGAAGCTAAAACTGATACTGAAAACCTACATAAAATCACATCCCCTATGGTTGGGACGTTCTATGCTGCATCTTCTCCAGAAACAGAAGATTTTGTTTCGGTAGGATCAAAAGTTACAAAGGAATCGGTAGTCTGTATAGTAGAAGCGATGAAGCTTTTCAATGAGATTGAGGCTGAAGTTAAGGGAGAAATCGTAGAAATACTCGTACAAAATGGACAGCTTGTCGAGTATGGTCAACCCCTATTCCTAGTTAAGCCTGAGTAA
- the accC gene encoding acetyl-CoA carboxylase biotin carboxylase subunit, which produces MIKKLLIANRGEIAVRIIRACKELDIETVAVFSEADREALHVQLADEAYCIGPTLSRDSYLNFTNIISVAKLTGSDAIHPGYGFLAENADFAELCKECNIIFVGPSAEAISKMGTKDVARETMRAAGVPIVPGSKGIIENVEQAKKLADEMGYPVIIKATAGGGGKGIRVAVDEQALVKGIEITQQEAATAFGNPGVYIEKYIEDFRHVEIQVLADSHGNTIHLGERDCSIQRRLQKLIEETPSPALDENIRQQMGDAAVKAAEAVAYTGAGTVEFIFDHVNKKFYFMEMNTRIQVEHPVTEMVTGIDLIKEQIKVAQGEELSVSQEEVTFNGWAIECRINAENPEKNFMPSPGKIEMYLPPGGLGVRVDSAVYPGYSIPPYYDSMIAKLITYGATREEAISRMKRALSEFVIEGISTTIPFHLKLLEHEKFVGGDFNTKFLELYKVMES; this is translated from the coding sequence ATGATAAAGAAACTTTTAATAGCAAACCGAGGAGAAATAGCAGTACGTATTATTCGAGCGTGTAAAGAGCTTGATATTGAGACCGTAGCCGTATTCTCAGAGGCTGATCGAGAAGCACTGCATGTACAGCTGGCTGATGAAGCATATTGTATTGGACCTACATTATCAAGAGATAGCTACTTAAATTTCACTAACATCATCAGTGTAGCTAAATTAACTGGAAGTGATGCGATTCATCCAGGTTATGGGTTTTTAGCTGAAAATGCTGATTTTGCTGAGCTTTGTAAGGAATGTAACATTATCTTTGTTGGACCGAGTGCAGAAGCTATCTCAAAAATGGGAACGAAGGATGTTGCTAGAGAAACAATGAGAGCAGCTGGAGTCCCAATTGTACCTGGATCAAAGGGTATCATTGAAAATGTGGAACAAGCAAAAAAACTTGCAGATGAAATGGGTTATCCGGTTATTATAAAAGCGACAGCTGGTGGTGGCGGTAAGGGAATTCGTGTCGCTGTTGATGAACAGGCTCTTGTAAAAGGAATTGAGATCACACAACAAGAAGCAGCAACAGCCTTTGGAAATCCGGGAGTATATATTGAGAAATACATTGAAGACTTCCGTCATGTTGAAATTCAGGTTCTCGCGGATTCTCATGGGAATACCATTCACTTAGGTGAACGTGATTGCTCTATCCAGAGACGATTACAAAAATTAATAGAAGAAACACCATCCCCTGCCCTCGATGAAAATATACGTCAGCAAATGGGAGATGCAGCAGTCAAAGCAGCTGAAGCTGTTGCATATACTGGAGCAGGCACAGTAGAATTTATATTCGATCATGTGAACAAGAAGTTTTACTTTATGGAAATGAACACTCGTATTCAAGTAGAGCATCCGGTTACTGAAATGGTTACTGGAATTGATTTAATTAAAGAACAAATTAAGGTAGCTCAGGGTGAAGAATTATCTGTATCACAAGAAGAGGTTACGTTTAATGGATGGGCAATTGAATGTCGGATTAATGCTGAAAACCCTGAGAAAAATTTCATGCCTTCTCCAGGTAAAATCGAGATGTACTTGCCGCCAGGCGGTCTTGGTGTTAGAGTAGACTCAGCAGTATACCCTGGCTATTCAATTCCACCATACTATGATTCGATGATTGCAAAATTAATAACGTATGGTGCTACAAGAGAAGAAGCCATTTCAAGAATGAAACGTGCTTTAAGTGAATTTGTTATTGAGGGTATTTCAACAACAATTCCATTCCATTTGAAACTACTTGAACATGAGAAATTTGTTGGTGGGGATTTTAATACAAAATTCCTTGAATTATATAAGGTGATGGAATCATAA
- a CDS encoding Asp23/Gls24 family envelope stress response protein, translating into MKETNNLLEMNENNGLGKVEIAPEVIEVIAGIAASEIEGVASMRGNFAAGVVERLGKKNHGKGVKVELNDDGIVIEVYCVMIFGVSIPTVAQKIQDNIRQALLNMTALEVNEVNIHVVGVQFESKTQDFDIDQEM; encoded by the coding sequence TTGAAAGAAACAAATAATTTATTAGAAATGAATGAGAATAACGGTTTAGGTAAAGTAGAAATAGCACCAGAGGTAATCGAAGTAATCGCTGGAATTGCAGCATCAGAAATTGAAGGTGTTGCTTCAATGCGTGGGAATTTCGCTGCAGGTGTTGTAGAACGTCTTGGAAAGAAAAATCATGGAAAAGGCGTAAAAGTTGAGCTTAATGATGATGGGATTGTAATTGAAGTTTATTGTGTTATGATTTTTGGAGTTTCAATTCCAACTGTAGCGCAAAAAATTCAAGATAATATTCGTCAAGCATTACTTAACATGACAGCTTTAGAAGTAAATGAAGTGAATATACATGTGGTCGGCGTTCAATTTGAATCCAAAACTCAAGATTTTGATATTGATCAAGAAATGTAA